The genomic segment GCTGCCGGATCACCCCGCCGAGCGGCCGGATCAGCTGTTCAGCTGCCAGATGGCGAGGTTGAGCGCCGCCGCGTAGCTGACCCAGGCCCAGTAGGGCAGCAGCAGGGCGGCGGCCAGCCGGGAGATCCGCCAGAACAGCAGCACAGTGACGCCGATCAGCACCCAGAGCGCGACGATGTCCGCGAAGGCGAGGCCGTATCGACCAGCGCCGAAGAAGAGCGGAGTCCAGATCGCGTTGAGCACGAGTTGGGCGGCGTACCAGAAGAGTGCCGGACCGACGCCGACCCGGCGCCAGACCAGCCAGCCGGCGACCGCGATCATCGCGTAGAGAACGGTCCACACCGGACCGAAGAGGGCCGACGGCGGCGCCCAGGACGGCTGGCGCAGCGACCGGTACTCCTCGGCGGTGCCCGCGACGCCGAGCCCGCCGATGGCGGCCACCACGGTCACCGCCACCGCGAATCCGGCGAGCGCCAGCCATTGCCGGGCCCCACTGGTGCGGGCAGCGGTCGTGGTCATCGCCATGCCGTCCTGTTCCCGCTCCTACCGGCGGCAAACCAGGGCCGGCCCGGGCCGGCCCGCAAACAGAAAGGCGCCGGGGTCGTCACGTCAGGACTCCAGTCGGGAGGACGGAGATCCGGACACGACGACCCCGGCGGGCTGAGGGGACGGGGAAAGCGGCTAACTGAAGAGGCTGACGCCGCCCGGGCCCACGAGCAGCCCGACGATGATGAGGACGATGCCCCACAGGATCTGCCGCCGGAAGAGGGCGAGCACCCCGGCGACGACCAGTACAACTGCGAGAATCCAGAGAATCAGGTCCATGGCTAGCGGATACCCGTGGCACCCCCGGCGGAAACCTTGATTCCGCCGGACCGCTCGTGCAGCTGATAGACGCTGTACGCCTGCTTGAGCACCGGATGCGCCACGTTGCGGACCCGGACCCCGCCCGGGGTCACCCCGCGCTCGGTGCCGAAGTGCGCGTGCCCGTGGATCGCCAGGTCGGCGCCGGCCGCGTCGATGGCCTGCCCGAGTAGGTACGACCCGAGGAACGGGTAGATCTCCAGCGGCTCGCCGGCGAGCGTGTCGGGCACCGGCGCGTAGTGCGTCAGCGCAACCCGGAAGTCGCTGTCCAACTCGTTCAGCGCGACCCCGAGCGCGTCGGCGATCCCGGTGGTGGTCTGGATGAACGCCTTCATCTCCGGCTCGCCGAACGCGCTCGCGCACCGGCCGGCGAAACCGCCGCCGAAGCCCTTCACCCCGGCCACCCCGAGCCGCCCGCCGGGCGTCTCCAGCACCACGCCGGCGCCCTCCAGCACCGTGATGCCGGCGTCCTCCAGCACCCGGATCACCTGCGGCACCTCGTCGCAGTGGTAGTCGTGGTTGCCGAGCACGGCCAGCACCGGCACGCCCAGGCCGCCGAACTCGGTGGCCACGCAGCGGGCCTCCGCCTCGGTGCCGTGCCGGGTCAGGTCGCCGGCGAGCAGCAGGACGTCGGCCTGCTCCGGCAGTCGCTCCAGCGCCGGCCGGAACCGCCCCAGTACGTCCTGGTCCAGGTGCACGTCGCCGACGGCCGCGATCCGGATCGTCATGTCGCCCCCCTCATCGCAGGTCCTCCACCTCGGTCGGTGCCTGGGTCCGGACCAGCCCCACGTCCATCTGGATGGGCACGTCCGGGAAGCGGGTCATCACCAGCCGCAGGATCTCCTCCCGCCGCTGGGTGCTCTCCACCTCGCCGCACAGCACCAGGGCATGGCCCCGCAGGTTCGCCGTGATGCCCTGCTCGGCGACCTCCGGGTGCTCGGTCAGCAGCCGCTGCACCTCGGCCTGCAGATACTCGTCCGGCGGCGCGCCGCCGGTTGTCGTCTGGTCGGTCATCAGGCCGCGACCTCCTTCTCCTTGCCGGCACCCGGGCTGGGCACCACGTCGAGCCGGTCCAGCAGGACGAGGAACGCTTCCGCGTACGGGGAGTGCGCGGTCTCCTTGCGTACCCGGTCCCAGTCGATCTGCTCCCGCAGCGAGCGGGCCAGCGGCAGCCCGCGGGCGAAGTCGCAGTAGTGCTGGGAGAAGGAGAGCAGCTTGTGCACCATCAGCTGGCTGGCCGAGAGCACCGGCATGTGAATGGCGTCGACCGGGCGGATGACGGTGTCCTGGAAGGTCTCGTCGGTGACCGGGGTCTCGATCGGACGGTGGATCAGGTCGACCAGCCGACCGTCCTCATAGACCTTGACCAGCCAGTCCTCCGGCGGCCGTTCGGCGACGAAGCCGACCGCGACGAGGGCTTCCAGGGCGCGCTCGGCATCCTCCTCGCGGATCAGGAAATCCACGTCGTGGTCGCTGGAGTGCCCGCCGTGGGCGTACACCGCGAAACTGCCACCGAGGGCGAAGGGGATTTCGGACTGTTTGAGGACGGCCGCGACCCGCTTGAGGGTGCCAAGCAGGCTCTCGTCCTCGCGGTTAGCCATTCTGCGGACTCCCGATGATTGTCGAGGCGGACATCTGGGTCGGTTGTGGTCGAGAACCGCCACGACGGCTGCGGCGGATATCCAGCACCGGTACCCGGCCGCCCGCGCGTTCACACCTGGCGCCGGTCCGGGTGGTGCGGGGGCGCGCTACCGTTGCCAGGCGTGGTCCCCTCCCAGCAGTACCGCCGTGGCGCTCCGACCGGCGGGTGGCCGCGCAGGATCGCCCTGGTGGGCATCGACGGCTCGGGCAAGACGACCCAGGCGCACCGGTTGGCCGCGGCGCTGACCAGGGCTGGAGTGCCGGCCACCTACTGGCAGAACGCCGGCGGCCGGCGCTGGCTGGGGCGGTTGGCGCGCCGGCTCGGGCGGCCCGACGGCCGCCGGCTGCTGACCCGGCCGGGACTGCTGCTGACCGAGTCTGTCCTGCGCTGGCTGGCCATCGCCCGGGCCCTGGTCCGGTCGGCGCCGCGCCGCCGGGTGGCGGTGATGGACCGGTACGCCGTCTGCCAGTACGCCAGCATCCGGGTGCAGGGCGGCGGGTGGTCCGAGCGGCTGGCGCGGCTGGCGTACCGGGTCTTTCCCCGCCCCGACGTGACGTTCCTGTTGGCGGTCAGCCCGGCGGAGGCGTACCGGCGGATCGAGCTGCGGGGTACCGACCACGAGAGCATCGACTACCTGTCCGCCGCCGACCGGGCGTACCGGTCGTTACCGGAGGCCGCGGAGTTCGTCCTGATCGACGCGGACCGGCCGCCGGACGAGGTGAGCCGCCAGATCTTGGCCTGGCTCTCCCAACGGTCCACTCCCCAGCCACCCGAACCCCACCCGCAGCCCGCTCCGGCGCCCGACCGGGCGCCCACTGCGGCGCCCGCTCCGGTGCCTGACCCGCGGCCCGCTGCGGAGCCCGGCCCGCGGCTCTCCCTGGAGTCCGGCCTGGACCGGCCGGTCACCCGGGACCGGCCCGGGGAGCCGGTTCAGGCCCGGCCGTAGACCGGCACCACCGCACCGGAGGTGGGCGCCGACTCGTCGCCGGCCAGGAACCGGATGACCGGCGCGATCTCGGCCGGCTTCACCCAGCGGGCCGGGTCCGCGCCCGGCTGTCCGGCCCGGTTCGCCGGGGTGTCGATGACGCTCGGCACGACGGTGTTGCACCGCACCCCGGACGAGCGGTACTCCACGGCGACCGCGGCGGCGAACGCCAGCACGGCGGCCTTCGCCGTCACGTACCCGGCGGCGCCCGGAAACGGCGCCAGCGCGGCCCGGGAGGCGACGCAGACCACCGCGCCACCGCCGGCCTCGATCAGGTACGGCAGCGCGGCACTGGTGACCAGGTAGGTGGGGCGCAGGTTGAGGCTGATCATCCGCTCGAACTCCGCGACCGGGGTCTCGTGGACCAGCCCGCCCGAGGCGTACCCGCCGACCAGGTTGACCACGGCCCGCAACGGCGCCCCGACCTCGCCCGCCGCGGTGCGCACCGCCTCGGTCGTCTGGTCTGAGTCGGTGAGGTCCGCGACCACCCGGACCACGCCGCCGGCCGCCGGCCCCGCGTCCGGCGAGCCGTCCCGAACGGGTACGACCACCCGCCAGCCCGCCTCGACGAACGCGGCCGTCACGGCGCCGCCCAGTCCGCCGGCCCCGCCGGTCACCAGCACGCTGCGATCAACCATGGGGACACGGTAACCCCGCCACCTCCGCGCCCGGGCGGACCACGGCGCTTCCGCGTCCGGGTGGACCATGGCGCTTGCGCGTCCGGGTGGACCATGGCGCTTGCGCGTCCGGGTGGACCATGGCGCTTGCGCGCCCGGGTGGACCATGGCGCTTCCGCGCCGGGGCGGACCGGTGGGGCTTCGCCCAGGGCAGAATTGTTGTGCTCGCCGCGAACCGGCCTGCGCCGGGGCGGCGGGTCGGTGGATAGTGCCGGCATGCGGATTCTGGTTCTCGGCGGCACCGTCTTTCTCGGCCGGGCGGTCGCCCGGCTCGCCCGGGCCGCCGGCCACGACGTCACCTGCGCGGCGCGCGGCGTCTCCGGCCGGCCGGTCGACGGGGTGCGCCTGGTGGTGGTCGATCGGGACGACCCGGCCGGACTGTCCAGCCTGGACGGCGAGCGGTTCGACGCGGTGGTCGACGTGACCCGGCGGCCCAGCCACGCCCGGCACGCGGTCGACGCGCTGGCCGACCGGGTCGGGCACTGGACGTACGTCTCCACCATCTCGGTCTACGCGGACCAGGCCACCCCGGGCGGCACCCCGGCCAGCACACCGCTGCTGGCGCCCGCGCCGCCCGAGGTGGACGATCCGAGCGGACCGAACGGCCACTGGTACGGGGCCTGCAAGGTCGCCTGCGAACTGGCCGTGCGGGACCGGATCGCGGCGGACCGGCTCTTCATCTGCCGGGCCGGTCTGCTCATCGGGCCCGAGGATCCCAGCGACCGGTTCCCGTACTGGGTGGCCCGGCTGGCCGCTGGCGGCGAGGTGCTGGCCCCCGGCGCCCCCGACGAGCCGGTCCAACTCGTCCACGTGGCCGACCTGGCCGGCTGGTTGCTGCACGCCGCCGGCACCGGGCTGGCCGGCTGCTTCGACGGGATCGGACCGGTGACGACCCGGGCCGAGGTGCTGGCCGCGATCGCGGCCGGGGTCGGTCAGCCGCAGCCCCGGCTCACCTGGGTGGACGGGGATTTCCTGCGCGAGCACGACGTGCGGCCCTGGTCGGGGGAGCGCGCCCTGCCGCTCTGGCTCGAACCCGGATACGAGGGCATGCTGGCCCGGGACGTCGGCGCGGCGCTCGCCGCCGGCCTGACCCCCCGGCCGGTCGCCGAGGCGGCGGCCGACACCCGGCGCTGGATGCTTGCCGAGCCGGCCGCCGTCGCCCGAGGTGGGCTGGACCGGGCCTCCGAGGCGCGGGTGCTGCGGGACTGGCACCACCGCGGGCGTTGACGCATCGGCCGCGATGAAAGTAGGTTCCGGCCGTGCCGAGGGCAGCGAAGGTTCCCGCGGGCGCGCCGCCGGCCGGCCTGATCGCGTACCTGGGCGGGCTGCTGCCGTCGCTGCCGCC from the Solwaraspora sp. WMMD1047 genome contains:
- a CDS encoding TspO/MBR family protein; its protein translation is MAMTTTAARTSGARQWLALAGFAVAVTVVAAIGGLGVAGTAEEYRSLRQPSWAPPSALFGPVWTVLYAMIAVAGWLVWRRVGVGPALFWYAAQLVLNAIWTPLFFGAGRYGLAFADIVALWVLIGVTVLLFWRISRLAAALLLPYWAWVSYAAALNLAIWQLNS
- a CDS encoding GPGG-motif small membrane protein; this encodes MDLILWILAVVLVVAGVLALFRRQILWGIVLIIVGLLVGPGGVSLFS
- a CDS encoding metallophosphoesterase codes for the protein MTIRIAAVGDVHLDQDVLGRFRPALERLPEQADVLLLAGDLTRHGTEAEARCVATEFGGLGVPVLAVLGNHDYHCDEVPQVIRVLEDAGITVLEGAGVVLETPGGRLGVAGVKGFGGGFAGRCASAFGEPEMKAFIQTTTGIADALGVALNELDSDFRVALTHYAPVPDTLAGEPLEIYPFLGSYLLGQAIDAAGADLAIHGHAHFGTERGVTPGGVRVRNVAHPVLKQAYSVYQLHERSGGIKVSAGGATGIR
- a CDS encoding nucleotidyltransferase family protein, whose product is MNARAAGYRCWISAAAVVAVLDHNRPRCPPRQSSGVRRMANREDESLLGTLKRVAAVLKQSEIPFALGGSFAVYAHGGHSSDHDVDFLIREEDAERALEALVAVGFVAERPPEDWLVKVYEDGRLVDLIHRPIETPVTDETFQDTVIRPVDAIHMPVLSASQLMVHKLLSFSQHYCDFARGLPLARSLREQIDWDRVRKETAHSPYAEAFLVLLDRLDVVPSPGAGKEKEVAA
- a CDS encoding dTMP kinase gives rise to the protein MVPSQQYRRGAPTGGWPRRIALVGIDGSGKTTQAHRLAAALTRAGVPATYWQNAGGRRWLGRLARRLGRPDGRRLLTRPGLLLTESVLRWLAIARALVRSAPRRRVAVMDRYAVCQYASIRVQGGGWSERLARLAYRVFPRPDVTFLLAVSPAEAYRRIELRGTDHESIDYLSAADRAYRSLPEAAEFVLIDADRPPDEVSRQILAWLSQRSTPQPPEPHPQPAPAPDRAPTAAPAPVPDPRPAAEPGPRLSLESGLDRPVTRDRPGEPVQARP
- a CDS encoding SDR family NAD(P)-dependent oxidoreductase; its protein translation is MVDRSVLVTGGAGGLGGAVTAAFVEAGWRVVVPVRDGSPDAGPAAGGVVRVVADLTDSDQTTEAVRTAAGEVGAPLRAVVNLVGGYASGGLVHETPVAEFERMISLNLRPTYLVTSAALPYLIEAGGGAVVCVASRAALAPFPGAAGYVTAKAAVLAFAAAVAVEYRSSGVRCNTVVPSVIDTPANRAGQPGADPARWVKPAEIAPVIRFLAGDESAPTSGAVVPVYGRA
- a CDS encoding NAD-dependent epimerase/dehydratase family protein; the encoded protein is MRILVLGGTVFLGRAVARLARAAGHDVTCAARGVSGRPVDGVRLVVVDRDDPAGLSSLDGERFDAVVDVTRRPSHARHAVDALADRVGHWTYVSTISVYADQATPGGTPASTPLLAPAPPEVDDPSGPNGHWYGACKVACELAVRDRIAADRLFICRAGLLIGPEDPSDRFPYWVARLAAGGEVLAPGAPDEPVQLVHVADLAGWLLHAAGTGLAGCFDGIGPVTTRAEVLAAIAAGVGQPQPRLTWVDGDFLREHDVRPWSGERALPLWLEPGYEGMLARDVGAALAAGLTPRPVAEAAADTRRWMLAEPAAVARGGLDRASEARVLRDWHHRGR